Sequence from the bacterium genome:
GGTGTCCAGCACGTCCACCGCCTTGTCGGGAAGCTGCCGTCCGCCGACGTAGCGCGCGGAGAGCGTCGCCGCGGCGAGGATCGCGTCCTCGCGCACCGTCACGCCGTGCGCCTTCTCGTACTTTTCCTTCAGGCCGCGCAGCATCACCGCCGCGACCTCCGGCGACGGCTCGTCCACCTTGACCGGCTGGAAGCGCCGCGCGAGCGCCGGGTCTTCCTCGAAGTACTTCTTGTACTCCATCCAGGTCGTCGCGCCGATCGTCCGCAGCTCGCCCCGCGCGAGGGCCGGCTTGAGCAGGTTCGCCGCGTCCCCCGTCCCCGCCGCGCCCCCGGCGCCGATCAGCGTGTGCGCCTCGTCGATGAAGAGGATCGCGCCGCGGCCGCGCGCGCGGACCTCTTCGATGACCCCCTTGAGGCGGTTCTCGAACTCCCCCTTCACGCTCGCGCCGGCCTGCAGCAGCCCCATGTCGAGGCCGAAGATCTCGACGTTCTTGAGGAAGTCGGGCACGTCCCCTTCGGCGATCCGCAGCGCGAGCCCTTCGACGATCGCCGTCTTGCCGACGCCGGCGTCGCCGACGACGATCGGGTTGTTCTTCCGCCGCCGGGCGAGAATGTCGATCGCCTGGCGGATCTCGGCGTCGCGGCCGAAGACCGGATCGACCTTCCCCGCCTTGGCGTTGGCGGTGAAGTTCGTCGTGAAGCGGGCGAGCGCCTCGCCCCCCGCCGCCGAGCCGCCCGCGGCCCCCGCGGCCGCCGGCTCGTCCTCGCCCGAACCGCCGAGGATCTTCCGCCAGTTCTTCTTGAACTCGTCGACGTTGATCTTCGCCAGCTCGTCCACCTCGGCGGCGAGGAACCGCCCCGGCGACTGCGCGAGCGCGGCGACGAGCGCGGCGGAGCGGGTCGCGCCGAGCCCCATCTCGAGCGACGCCATGAGGAAGCCGCTCTGGAGCAGATCGACCAGGCGCGGGTGGAAGGTCGGCCGCTCCGTGTTCCCCGAGCGGTCCCTGTCGAGCTCCGCATCGAGCGGGCGCTTGATCTTCGCCGCGTCGAGATCGAAGTGCGACGCGAGCTGGGCCATGTCGCCGTGCGCGTCGTCGAGGAGCGTCAACAACAGGTGCTCGACCGTGATGTGGTAGTGACCGCGCCCCATCGCGGCGCCGGCCGCGGCGAGCAGCCGGTCGCGCGTGTGTCCGTTGAGCCGGTTGACGAGCAGCCTGTGATCGACGTCCGCCATCGCGAAGCCTCCCTCTCTACCCGACGAAAACGACGCGCCCGTCTTCCGCGGGGCGTCCCAGCCAACTCGTCAGCCCCAGCCGCGCGTCGCCGCCGAGGACCGGCGCGGGGATCTCCTCGCGCCGCAGCACCAACTCCACCTCGCGTTCGAACAAGCCCCCCGACAGGCAGTCGCAGAGCTGCGCCAGCGCGGAGGCGTCCGCGCCCTCGGGCAGGAACCGCTCGAACGCCTCGCGCCCCAGCGGCCCGAGCGTCGTCCGGTAGCGCCCCGTCCAGTCCTCGAT
This genomic interval carries:
- the tssH gene encoding type VI secretion system ATPase TssH, with protein sequence MADVDHRLLVNRLNGHTRDRLLAAAGAAMGRGHYHITVEHLLLTLLDDAHGDMAQLASHFDLDAAKIKRPLDAELDRDRSGNTERPTFHPRLVDLLQSGFLMASLEMGLGATRSAALVAALAQSPGRFLAAEVDELAKINVDEFKKNWRKILGGSGEDEPAAAGAAGGSAAGGEALARFTTNFTANAKAGKVDPVFGRDAEIRQAIDILARRRKNNPIVVGDAGVGKTAIVEGLALRIAEGDVPDFLKNVEIFGLDMGLLQAGASVKGEFENRLKGVIEEVRARGRGAILFIDEAHTLIGAGGAAGTGDAANLLKPALARGELRTIGATTWMEYKKYFEEDPALARRFQPVKVDEPSPEVAAVMLRGLKEKYEKAHGVTVREDAILAAATLSARYVGGRQLPDKAVDVLDTAAARVRIAQSSKPGAVEDVERKIQDVERAIAALERDAAGGAVVEAGAVEARRAELETLRGRLAEETERWNRERAAVERVVAARGAAAAEGAAPETRGALDEALAALKETQGKTPLIPLEVDPDVVAKVVADWTGVPVGRMVGDEAARLLSLGEELKKRIKGQDHAVEELAESLRAAKTGLRDPEKPLGVFLLVGPSGVGKTETALAVADALFGGERFLVSINMSEYQDREMGISGLVGAKPGYVGYGKGGTLTEAVRQRPYSVVLLDEIEKACPEVRNLFFQVFDKGELTDGTGRTIDFRNTAIFICSNLGSAAIQELALRSENPDPKAILERVRPELSRALQPAWLARCRVVPFLPLRGEALASIVALKLAKLAKR